The Streptomyces asiaticus genome window below encodes:
- a CDS encoding class-II fumarase/aspartase family protein has product MNTHAPLPEPFSLTSRLATDPEQHALFCEDAALNSWLAAERALAQAQADAGVLTHAEAAAIRDAAQLHHIDREELWRTARTVGYPILGLVRQISRRLPPGPDGRVHYGATTQDIMDTGLALQMVRSLAALERRIAELGDVLADRVTEHASTVMAARTHGQQAVPTTFGATLATLLAQFTRHRQRLAQAAPRIGMISLSGAGGTSAAFGPHAAAVRSGMARLLGLHDTATPWHVARDGVAEFGWLCSLLTATCARLARNIVDLSRTEIAEVFEPYSDHRGASSTMPQKVNPITSESIIGLSGTAGALTSALLRAQEAGHERAAGEWHTEWRVLPELAVTAGAALTETIALLRGLRVDARRMRANLDSDGGLVMAESHMITLAGPVGRERAHDLVHEAATRTRTTGAHLTQTLRDVLAEHHLDTLLPGLHAQPENYLGQAHQTTETTTRLWRTQTTSLPEPPTPLARLATS; this is encoded by the coding sequence ATGAACACCCATGCCCCGCTGCCGGAACCCTTCTCCCTGACCAGCCGGCTCGCGACGGACCCCGAACAGCATGCCCTCTTTTGCGAGGATGCGGCCCTCAACAGCTGGCTCGCCGCCGAACGCGCTCTCGCCCAGGCCCAGGCCGATGCCGGAGTGCTCACCCACGCGGAGGCCGCCGCCATCCGCGACGCGGCACAGCTGCACCACATCGACCGCGAAGAGCTGTGGCGCACTGCCCGCACCGTCGGCTACCCCATCCTGGGCCTGGTCCGGCAGATCAGCCGCCGGCTCCCGCCGGGGCCCGACGGCCGGGTGCACTACGGCGCCACCACGCAGGACATCATGGACACCGGTCTCGCCCTGCAGATGGTCCGCTCCCTGGCCGCTCTCGAACGCCGGATCGCCGAACTCGGCGATGTCCTCGCGGACCGTGTCACCGAGCACGCCTCCACCGTGATGGCGGCCCGCACCCACGGCCAGCAGGCCGTACCCACCACGTTCGGCGCCACCTTGGCCACCCTCCTGGCGCAGTTCACCCGCCACCGGCAGCGCCTGGCCCAGGCGGCGCCGCGCATCGGCATGATCTCCCTGTCCGGAGCCGGCGGCACTTCAGCCGCATTCGGCCCGCACGCGGCAGCCGTCAGAAGCGGTATGGCCCGCCTGCTCGGCCTGCACGACACCGCGACCCCCTGGCACGTGGCCCGCGACGGAGTCGCCGAGTTCGGCTGGCTGTGCTCCTTGCTCACCGCGACATGCGCGCGCCTGGCCCGCAACATCGTCGACCTCTCCCGGACCGAGATCGCCGAAGTCTTCGAGCCCTACAGCGATCACCGGGGCGCATCCTCGACCATGCCGCAGAAAGTCAACCCGATCACCTCGGAAAGCATCATCGGACTGAGCGGCACCGCCGGCGCTCTCACCTCCGCGCTGCTCCGCGCCCAGGAAGCAGGCCATGAGCGCGCCGCCGGAGAATGGCACACCGAATGGCGCGTCCTGCCCGAACTCGCCGTAACCGCCGGAGCGGCCCTCACGGAGACAATCGCCCTCCTGCGCGGGCTCCGGGTCGACGCCCGCCGCATGCGCGCCAACCTCGACAGCGACGGCGGCCTCGTCATGGCGGAATCACACATGATCACGCTGGCCGGACCCGTCGGCCGGGAACGCGCCCACGACCTTGTCCACGAAGCAGCAACCCGTACCCGTACCACCGGCGCACATCTCACGCAGACACTGCGCGACGTCCTGGCCGAACACCACCTCGACACACTCCTGCCCGGCCTTCACGCCCAGCCGGAGAACTACCTCGGACAGGCACACCAGACCACCGAAACCACCACCCGCCTCTGGCGCACCCAAACCACATCGCTCCCCGAACCGCCCACCCCCCTCGCCCGCCTCGCCACCAGCTGA
- a CDS encoding MarR family winged helix-turn-helix transcriptional regulator, giving the protein MPADNEPASLTPDELLLWQSLGRLVHSLPRVLEEDMARTSVTMTEFAVLQLLSEAPGRCLRMSALATAAGLTPSRITRVVDALSGHGLVRKQRHGQDARGSEAVLTDAGLHAMQAAQPAHLASARRRVLDRIPADLVPDLAKALAALADIQSPTPRT; this is encoded by the coding sequence ATGCCCGCCGACAACGAACCCGCCTCGCTGACCCCGGACGAACTGCTGCTGTGGCAGAGCCTGGGGCGTCTGGTCCACTCCCTGCCCCGCGTGCTGGAGGAGGACATGGCCCGCACCAGCGTGACCATGACCGAGTTCGCCGTCCTCCAGCTGCTCAGCGAAGCGCCCGGACGATGCCTGCGGATGTCCGCGCTCGCCACGGCCGCCGGCCTCACCCCCTCCCGCATCACCCGCGTCGTCGACGCCCTCTCCGGCCACGGCCTGGTCCGTAAGCAGCGCCACGGCCAGGACGCGCGCGGAAGTGAGGCCGTCCTCACCGATGCCGGACTCCACGCCATGCAGGCCGCCCAGCCCGCCCACCTCGCCAGCGCCCGACGCCGCGTACTCGACCGCATCCCGGCCGACCTGGTACCCGACCTCGCCAAAGCCCTGGCCGCCCTCGCCGACATCCAGAGCCCCACCCCACGCACCTGA
- a CDS encoding alpha/beta fold hydrolase codes for MNSPTPLTEGFAHAETEVNGVRLHYVIGGQGPAVVLVHGWPFSWIEWRLLIPLLVQKGFTVIAPDLRGSGDSGIPAGHWTKREEAEDLHLLLRHLGHERAFVVGTDVGTMTVHAWAQAYPHEVERLVLSEAYLPGYGLEDHMNPATGGSWHFGFHAQSDLAAMLTAGKEEPYLTGFWSMMTRGGITAADRADLLRTYTRPDAMRGGFEHYATLVPDGRAARVGGPLTMPVLILNGEHGLPQNVLLDGARQAAADVRADIVPGAAHTFAADNPAWTADRLARFFTTTPAA; via the coding sequence ATGAACTCCCCCACCCCCCTGACCGAGGGCTTCGCGCACGCCGAGACCGAGGTCAACGGGGTCCGGCTGCACTACGTCATCGGCGGTCAGGGGCCTGCCGTGGTCCTCGTGCACGGCTGGCCCTTCAGCTGGATCGAGTGGCGCCTGCTGATTCCCCTGCTCGTACAGAAGGGATTCACGGTGATCGCGCCGGACCTGCGCGGTTCTGGCGACTCGGGCATCCCGGCCGGGCACTGGACCAAGCGGGAGGAAGCCGAGGACCTGCACCTACTGCTGCGGCACCTGGGGCATGAGCGGGCCTTCGTCGTCGGCACCGACGTCGGCACGATGACCGTCCACGCCTGGGCGCAGGCATACCCGCACGAGGTGGAGCGCCTGGTCCTCAGCGAGGCGTACCTGCCCGGGTACGGACTGGAGGACCACATGAACCCCGCCACCGGGGGGTCGTGGCACTTCGGCTTCCATGCCCAGAGCGACCTGGCCGCCATGCTCACCGCCGGCAAGGAAGAGCCCTACCTCACGGGCTTCTGGTCGATGATGACCCGCGGCGGCATCACCGCCGCCGACCGCGCCGACCTGCTGCGCACCTACACCCGTCCCGACGCGATGCGCGGCGGCTTCGAGCACTACGCCACCCTCGTGCCAGACGGGCGGGCGGCCCGCGTCGGTGGCCCGCTGACAATGCCGGTCCTCATCCTCAACGGCGAGCACGGCCTGCCCCAGAACGTGCTGCTCGACGGCGCGCGCCAGGCCGCGGCCGACGTCCGCGCCGACATCGTCCCCGGGGCCGCGCACACCTTCGCCGCCGACAACCCGGCCTGGACAGCCGACCGTCTCGCCCGGTTCTTCACCACCACCCCCGCCGCCTGA
- a CDS encoding NAD-dependent epimerase/dehydratase family protein, whose translation MQILVIGATGYAGRRVSTALARAGHTVLGLTRDTTTPAARDLAVNEVTPVEGDFSQPETWRGHLEGADAVVHLLMDMSDPVGGDQRLFAELLAAQERDGRRRHLVFTTGISCYGRTGLPLMDENTPGNPDSPIGFRFNLEKELAASGLAHTVVRPGFMYGGPATTSMTGQWFAAAEAGNPIFYGDTAKRWSWVHVDDLADAYVRILEQPEALDGEVFVIADDQRLTALDMQYTAVRAAGFTGEIALASAEQGGMMQMAADQDELVSSAKAHRLLGWRPRHASFTDNPAQHYRAWKTAQITAR comes from the coding sequence ATGCAGATCCTCGTCATAGGCGCCACCGGCTACGCCGGCCGCCGTGTCTCGACCGCCCTGGCCCGCGCCGGACACACCGTCCTGGGCCTGACCCGCGACACCACCACGCCCGCCGCCCGTGACCTGGCCGTCAACGAGGTCACGCCCGTCGAAGGCGACTTCTCCCAGCCGGAGACCTGGCGCGGCCACCTGGAGGGCGCCGATGCGGTCGTCCACCTCCTCATGGACATGAGCGACCCCGTCGGCGGCGACCAGCGCCTGTTCGCCGAACTGCTCGCCGCCCAGGAGCGCGACGGGCGCCGCCGCCACCTGGTGTTCACCACCGGCATCTCCTGCTACGGCCGCACCGGCCTGCCCCTCATGGACGAGAACACCCCCGGCAACCCCGACAGCCCCATCGGCTTCCGTTTCAACCTGGAGAAGGAACTGGCCGCCTCCGGCCTCGCGCACACCGTGGTACGCCCCGGCTTCATGTACGGGGGACCGGCCACCACCTCCATGACCGGCCAGTGGTTCGCCGCCGCCGAAGCGGGAAACCCCATCTTCTACGGCGACACCGCCAAGCGCTGGAGCTGGGTCCACGTCGACGACCTCGCCGACGCCTACGTCCGCATCCTCGAGCAGCCCGAAGCCCTCGACGGCGAGGTCTTCGTCATCGCCGACGACCAACGCCTGACCGCCCTGGACATGCAGTACACCGCCGTGCGCGCCGCCGGATTCACCGGTGAGATCGCCCTGGCCAGTGCCGAGCAGGGTGGCATGATGCAAATGGCCGCCGACCAGGATGAACTCGTCTCCAGCGCCAAGGCCCACCGCCTGCTCGGCTGGCGCCCCCGCCACGCCTCCTTCACCGACAACCCCGCCCAGCACTACCGCGCCTGGAAGACCGCCCAGATCACCGCCCGGTAG
- a CDS encoding DUF998 domain-containing protein, whose product MKSRIGYAAWVAGVAQFFVVHVIAESAWARPYSWARNNISDLGNARCAMQSEPEPRYICSPEHGLMNASFITLGTLLAVGVFFTGAVWRRGASPLVARWLLACAGMGFVIAGLAPADVHENQHVLGALLIMAMGNMGLVLAGVGLADDVPGPLRWATSLLGVTALIAFGLFLSHRYLGLGMGGMERVAAFPLLVWALATGVRGLFHQATRMRMQDAPPKRHGTQASHS is encoded by the coding sequence ATGAAGTCTCGGATCGGATACGCCGCGTGGGTTGCAGGTGTGGCGCAGTTTTTTGTGGTCCACGTGATCGCCGAATCAGCTTGGGCCAGACCATACAGTTGGGCGCGGAACAACATCAGCGACCTAGGTAACGCTCGCTGCGCCATGCAGTCGGAACCCGAACCCCGCTATATCTGCTCGCCCGAACACGGCCTGATGAACGCCTCGTTCATCACTTTGGGGACGCTCCTCGCCGTCGGTGTCTTCTTCACTGGCGCTGTGTGGCGCAGAGGCGCGAGCCCGCTCGTGGCCCGGTGGCTGCTGGCCTGTGCCGGCATGGGATTCGTGATCGCCGGGCTAGCGCCTGCGGACGTCCACGAGAACCAGCATGTCCTGGGTGCGCTGCTCATCATGGCCATGGGCAACATGGGTCTTGTGCTGGCGGGCGTCGGCCTGGCGGACGATGTGCCGGGTCCGCTGCGCTGGGCGACCAGCCTGCTAGGGGTAACGGCGCTCATAGCCTTCGGGCTCTTCCTCTCCCACCGCTATCTCGGACTCGGGATGGGCGGCATGGAGCGGGTAGCGGCATTTCCCCTCTTGGTATGGGCATTGGCAACCGGAGTCCGCGGCCTGTTCCACCAGGCGACTCGCATGCGCATGCAGGATGCGCCGCCGAAAAGACATGGCACGCAGGCCTCTCACAGCTGA
- a CDS encoding transposase, with product MFLEIQARGYRGSRQVVRKYLAALRAGTAGPVRADIPSPRKTTSWIRRPRETLTESQDERLLQVRLACPDITRACDLARAFAYMVRHQRGYLLLAWIRRAEQDAPKPMKSFAGFLRQDLDAVTAGLTLPWSSGVVAGHVNRVKTLKRAMYGRASFALLRAGVLTQP from the coding sequence CTGTTCCTGGAGATCCAGGCTCGCGGCTACCGCGGCAGCCGCCAGGTCGTCCGCAAATACCTCGCCGCCCTCCGTGCGGGCACCGCCGGACCGGTCCGGGCCGACATTCCGAGCCCCCGCAAGACCACCTCGTGGATCAGGCGGCCCCGCGAGACGCTCACCGAAAGCCAGGACGAGCGACTTCTTCAAGTCCGCCTCGCCTGCCCGGACATCACCAGGGCCTGCGATCTCGCTCGGGCGTTCGCCTACATGGTCCGCCACCAGCGCGGATACCTGCTGCTGGCGTGGATCCGGCGGGCCGAGCAGGACGCACCGAAGCCCATGAAGAGCTTCGCCGGATTCCTCCGCCAGGACCTCGACGCCGTCACCGCTGGCCTGACCCTGCCCTGGAGTTCCGGGGTCGTTGCAGGACACGTAAACCGGGTGAAAACACTCAAGCGGGCCATGTACGGCCGGGCCTCCTTCGCGCTCCTTCGGGCCGGAGTCCTCACTCAGCCATGA
- a CDS encoding Lrp/AsnC family transcriptional regulator, translated as MEGMRMCESGVVQADDVRIIRALQVAPRASFASIANALGLTEGSVKRRYRRLCADGVIRVAGMVNPGALGQSRWLVRLRCRPGSVSAIADALAKRDDVNWVALSAAGCEITCATQSRTREQREDLLGKRLPRTAAVLDVNAFAMLRQFMGGRGHYWAALHGVLSPEQEAMLGSEGPPFTEAPVVARDPVRLTAEDEEILGSLAADGRASLVDLAAAANSTPGRVSRRLHALLERRVVHLDVEIAAAALGYHTRANLWLRVHPSAVKSVGRTLAQEPEIAFAAAVSGTYNIHAVAHCRDLDELFEFTTDRIGSLTGLQSMEVSPVLRHVKQAGTLLYGDRLVEAQRRA; from the coding sequence ATGGAAGGTATGCGAATGTGTGAATCCGGCGTTGTGCAGGCCGATGATGTGCGAATCATTCGTGCTCTCCAGGTCGCTCCGCGGGCTTCGTTCGCCTCGATCGCGAACGCGCTTGGCCTCACGGAAGGCTCCGTCAAGCGCCGCTACCGGCGCCTGTGCGCCGACGGCGTCATCCGCGTCGCAGGCATGGTGAATCCAGGCGCGCTGGGGCAGAGCAGGTGGCTGGTGCGACTGCGCTGCCGCCCCGGCAGCGTCTCGGCGATCGCCGACGCACTCGCCAAGCGTGACGATGTCAACTGGGTCGCCTTGAGCGCGGCGGGCTGCGAAATCACCTGCGCGACTCAGTCACGGACCCGTGAGCAGCGCGAAGACCTGCTCGGAAAGCGGCTTCCGCGTACCGCGGCCGTACTCGACGTCAACGCCTTCGCGATGCTCCGTCAGTTCATGGGAGGCCGCGGCCACTACTGGGCCGCGCTGCACGGCGTCCTGTCTCCGGAGCAGGAAGCCATGCTGGGCAGTGAAGGTCCGCCTTTCACTGAAGCCCCGGTCGTCGCCCGCGATCCCGTGCGCCTCACCGCAGAGGACGAGGAAATCCTCGGCTCTCTCGCCGCAGACGGTCGCGCCAGTCTCGTCGACCTCGCCGCGGCGGCGAACTCCACTCCAGGTCGGGTATCACGTCGCCTGCACGCTCTGCTGGAGCGTCGCGTCGTGCACCTCGACGTCGAGATCGCCGCAGCCGCACTGGGCTATCACACGCGGGCGAACCTGTGGCTGCGCGTACATCCGTCGGCCGTCAAGAGCGTCGGACGCACACTTGCGCAGGAACCCGAGATCGCCTTTGCCGCGGCCGTGTCCGGCACCTACAACATCCACGCCGTCGCGCACTGCCGCGACCTTGACGAACTGTTCGAGTTCACCACGGACCGCATCGGGTCCCTGACCGGCCTCCAGAGCATGGAAGTCTCACCTGTGCTGCGACACGTCAAGCAGGCAGGCACGCTCCTGTATGGCGATCGCCTCGTCGAGGCACAACGTCGAGCCTGA
- a CDS encoding SDR family NAD(P)-dependent oxidoreductase, whose amino-acid sequence MPSTGADRHTPTALIVGASRGLGHAMAAELLDRGWSVIGTVRDTTTRTPLHDLADRSGGRVSVEHLDINEPDHLAPLHERLAHRQLDLLFVNAGTTNNEQTPIGAVPASDFVQVMITNALSPMRVIEALEDLVSPTGLIGAMSSGQGSITNNTTAGREVYRGSKAALNMFMRSFATRQSETQRTFVLLAPGWIRTALGGPDAPFTVEESVPLLVDVLLSKLGIPGLAYLDRSGQTVPW is encoded by the coding sequence ATGCCATCGACTGGCGCAGATCGACACACGCCGACAGCACTCATCGTCGGGGCCTCGCGTGGCCTCGGCCACGCGATGGCGGCCGAACTCCTCGACCGGGGATGGAGTGTCATCGGTACGGTCCGCGACACCACCACCCGAACGCCTCTGCATGATCTCGCGGACCGGTCCGGCGGGCGCGTGAGTGTCGAGCACCTCGACATCAACGAGCCCGACCACCTGGCGCCCCTGCATGAACGCCTCGCCCACCGCCAACTCGACCTGCTCTTTGTCAACGCCGGAACCACGAACAACGAGCAGACCCCGATCGGGGCGGTTCCGGCATCGGACTTCGTCCAGGTGATGATCACCAACGCCCTCAGTCCCATGCGCGTGATCGAAGCGCTCGAAGACCTCGTATCCCCCACCGGACTGATCGGCGCGATGTCGTCCGGACAGGGCAGCATCACGAACAACACGACCGCCGGCCGCGAGGTCTACCGCGGAAGCAAAGCAGCCCTGAACATGTTCATGCGCAGCTTCGCGACCCGGCAGTCCGAGACGCAGCGCACCTTCGTCCTCCTGGCACCAGGCTGGATTCGCACCGCCCTGGGTGGGCCGGACGCACCGTTCACCGTCGAGGAAAGCGTCCCCCTGCTCGTGGACGTCCTGCTGTCCAAGCTGGGCATACCCGGTCTGGCATATCTGGACCGATCAGGTCAGACCGTGCCCTGGTGA
- a CDS encoding amidohydrolase family protein gives MDAQGVDLSVLALTPPGTHPLSPEKALRLSRAANDVAAEAVSRNPTRFRSLSTLPMSSPKDVAGELERAAGIGHVGTMVYGRAGDLFLDDPAYDGFFSAASELGQPVFIHPQLPSDAVRDSSYRGFDAMTDLALATFGWGWHLDAATAALRLILRGTFDRHPDLQIVLGHWGEMLLFWLDRADSLSRIAGLQRPVSGYVRSNFHITASGMLNPALLQHALSVTSADRLIFSTDYPFQRPAKEEIDLFLNHFSTDAEREQFSWANAASLFGFDLPSSAQDENA, from the coding sequence ATGGACGCTCAAGGCGTCGACCTGTCCGTCCTCGCCCTCACCCCACCGGGAACCCATCCGCTGTCGCCCGAGAAGGCCCTGAGGCTGAGCCGCGCCGCGAACGATGTGGCCGCCGAAGCCGTCTCCCGCAACCCGACCCGTTTTCGGTCACTGTCCACCCTGCCCATGTCCTCGCCGAAGGACGTCGCCGGCGAGCTTGAAAGGGCGGCGGGCATTGGGCACGTAGGCACCATGGTCTATGGCCGGGCAGGAGACCTGTTCCTCGACGATCCCGCCTACGACGGCTTCTTCTCGGCCGCGTCGGAACTCGGCCAGCCGGTGTTCATCCACCCTCAGCTGCCGTCGGACGCTGTCCGTGACTCCTCGTATCGGGGCTTCGACGCCATGACGGATCTCGCGCTCGCCACCTTCGGGTGGGGCTGGCACCTGGACGCCGCGACGGCGGCCCTGCGCCTCATCCTGCGAGGCACATTCGACCGTCACCCGGACCTTCAGATCGTGCTCGGCCACTGGGGAGAGATGCTGCTGTTCTGGCTGGACCGAGCCGACAGTCTCTCCCGTATCGCCGGATTACAGCGACCGGTGTCGGGCTACGTCCGGTCGAACTTCCACATCACCGCATCCGGCATGCTCAACCCGGCCCTGCTGCAGCATGCCCTGTCCGTCACCTCCGCCGACCGGCTGATCTTCTCGACCGACTACCCCTTCCAGCGGCCGGCCAAGGAGGAGATCGATCTCTTCCTGAACCACTTCTCCACAGATGCGGAACGTGAACAATTCTCATGGGCCAACGCGGCTTCCCTGTTCGGATTTGACCTCCCATCCTCGGCCCAGGACGAGAACGCCTGA
- a CDS encoding replication-relaxation family protein, giving the protein MPTQPVTRRAAVPAPRRQLPPRPAGLGHLAGWETEVALPVVGTFTAPGKGSLRADAVLQAPEDGVPVLFVEVDHHTEPAATVAAKIHRYRRFFQRKVKGHQGRDGELWSTVWEDSGRGGYPPLALVFTKDVGPEARLNRMKKVAELSRDCWRGRWQCPAAQWSLDEAEKRDGWYEYAGTVPVIATHLDQLWTKGPHGPVWWRFGRTTRQSLNDALTNTGTHAEYSARREARRAAEEARYQREWAQNAPGGMARLRTRAAEC; this is encoded by the coding sequence TTGCCGACCCAGCCGGTGACCCGCCGTGCCGCGGTTCCGGCCCCAAGGCGGCAGCTTCCGCCTCGCCCGGCCGGGCTGGGGCATCTGGCGGGCTGGGAGACCGAGGTCGCGCTGCCCGTGGTCGGCACGTTCACCGCGCCGGGGAAGGGGAGTCTGCGCGCGGACGCGGTGCTCCAGGCGCCCGAGGACGGAGTGCCGGTGCTGTTCGTGGAGGTCGACCACCACACAGAACCGGCCGCAACGGTCGCGGCCAAGATCCACCGCTACCGGAGGTTCTTCCAGCGGAAGGTGAAGGGCCACCAGGGCCGGGATGGGGAGCTGTGGTCGACAGTGTGGGAGGACTCCGGGCGCGGCGGCTACCCGCCGCTCGCGCTGGTGTTCACCAAGGACGTCGGACCCGAGGCACGCCTCAACCGTATGAAGAAGGTGGCCGAGCTCTCCCGCGACTGCTGGCGAGGCCGGTGGCAATGCCCCGCGGCCCAGTGGAGCCTCGATGAGGCGGAAAAGCGGGACGGCTGGTACGAGTACGCGGGCACGGTGCCGGTCATCGCCACCCACCTCGACCAGCTGTGGACCAAGGGCCCGCACGGGCCGGTGTGGTGGCGCTTCGGCCGCACAACGCGGCAGTCCCTCAACGACGCCCTGACCAACACCGGCACACACGCCGAGTACTCCGCCCGCAGAGAGGCCCGCCGGGCCGCAGAGGAGGCCCGGTATCAACGGGAGTGGGCGCAGAACGCACCGGGCGGGATGGCCCGTCTGCGCACCCGCGCCGCCGAATGCTGA
- a CDS encoding inositol monophosphatase family protein, with the protein MIDSHTSSDDAAVAIAGARAGADVIRNMYGQRLSRIDKGAGDFATAADVEAEEAILGVIRAARPGDAVLGEESGQQGAANAVRQWLVDPLCGTLNYAVGNMLVAVNVALRDGAAAVADPFSGEVFFTDRETAWVRHDGVDDALLRPTPSTRLVDVNLDPPFPSAPGFRAVDLLACPEFVERFRPRVVSTTLALAWVAAGKRAAYVTDGGDLSGSVHFAAGIALCRAAGCVVTGIDGVPIDEAGRGLVVAADEETHGLLMSMMRGLPDD; encoded by the coding sequence ATGATCGACTCACACACGAGCTCCGACGATGCTGCAGTCGCGATAGCCGGGGCGCGGGCTGGCGCGGACGTGATCCGCAACATGTACGGCCAGCGGCTCAGTCGCATCGACAAGGGTGCCGGGGACTTTGCCACCGCCGCCGATGTGGAGGCAGAGGAGGCGATCCTCGGCGTCATCCGTGCCGCACGGCCCGGTGATGCGGTGCTCGGCGAGGAAAGCGGGCAGCAGGGTGCCGCCAACGCTGTGCGCCAGTGGTTGGTGGACCCCCTGTGCGGCACGCTGAACTATGCCGTCGGCAATATGCTAGTGGCCGTCAACGTGGCACTGCGCGATGGGGCGGCGGCGGTGGCCGACCCGTTCAGCGGCGAGGTCTTTTTCACCGATCGGGAGACCGCCTGGGTGCGGCATGACGGGGTCGACGACGCACTGCTGAGGCCCACGCCGTCTACCCGATTGGTGGACGTCAACCTGGATCCGCCGTTCCCGAGTGCGCCGGGATTCCGGGCCGTGGATCTGCTGGCCTGCCCTGAGTTCGTCGAGCGTTTCCGGCCGCGCGTCGTGTCCACGACGCTGGCGCTGGCCTGGGTGGCTGCCGGCAAGCGCGCCGCGTATGTCACCGATGGCGGCGATCTGTCCGGGAGTGTGCATTTCGCGGCCGGTATCGCTTTGTGCCGGGCTGCTGGCTGCGTTGTCACCGGGATCGACGGTGTCCCGATTGACGAGGCGGGTCGTGGGCTTGTGGTCGCCGCCGACGAGGAGACCCACGGGCTGCTGATGTCGATGATGCGCGGCCTTCCAGACGATTGA
- a CDS encoding response regulator, whose amino-acid sequence MTADRPPLRAVIADDQALVRTGFKMILAADGIEVTAEAADGAEAVAAVRRTRPDVVLMDIRMPEMDGIEATRRIIGDAGPDATRVIILTTYDLDHYVYAALTAGASGFLLKDVTPEHLVSALRLVQTGDALLAPTITRRLIERFAHHDEPQTIAAHRDLSDLTPRELEVLRLLATGLSNAELASRLFLSPTTVKSHVGRILSKLDLRDRVQAVVFAYEAGLIAPGGGA is encoded by the coding sequence ATGACTGCGGACCGGCCGCCTCTGCGCGCCGTCATCGCCGACGATCAAGCGCTCGTACGCACCGGTTTCAAGATGATCCTGGCGGCGGACGGCATCGAAGTGACGGCCGAGGCCGCCGACGGGGCCGAGGCTGTCGCAGCGGTTCGCCGTACGCGGCCCGACGTCGTCCTCATGGACATCCGGATGCCGGAGATGGACGGCATCGAGGCCACCAGGCGCATCATCGGCGACGCTGGCCCGGACGCGACGCGGGTCATCATCCTCACCACATACGACCTCGACCACTACGTCTACGCCGCGCTCACCGCCGGCGCCAGCGGCTTCCTGCTCAAGGACGTCACCCCCGAACATCTGGTCTCCGCCTTACGCCTGGTACAGACCGGCGACGCTCTCCTCGCGCCCACGATCACTCGTCGGCTGATCGAGCGCTTCGCTCATCACGACGAACCGCAGACCATTGCCGCGCACCGCGATCTGTCCGACCTGACCCCGCGCGAGCTCGAGGTGCTCCGCCTACTCGCGACGGGCCTCAGTAATGCCGAACTCGCCTCCCGGCTGTTCCTCAGCCCGACCACGGTCAAAAGCCACGTCGGCCGCATCCTGTCGAAGCTGGACCTGCGCGACCGCGTCCAGGCCGTCGTCTTCGCCTACGAGGCGGGGCTGATCGCCCCGGGCGGGGGCGCCTAG